A genomic window from Silene latifolia isolate original U9 population chromosome Y, ASM4854445v1, whole genome shotgun sequence includes:
- the LOC141633664 gene encoding uncharacterized protein LOC141633664 → MNLIKCYQLGYVPQQDFVRLKQILMNLPRLYNQRESGPSVDIDAILRSTDVGERRGEGDQGTSSSQIHEEKKEYIESVLAVNKKLSTSLLEWNEVMNKASKFFPSSKFLKQIPELVVHMGDDSSHSPEEKSGQVSGEDTNDDHVRLNSEDDEIFESDEFMEVFQVIERLGRKKKTDRVVDPMMPSFSLGISSDLNNEDSGEQNNEAGDEQLETNSCTYIEPEADSCINKTESKMQMVLRSRQQKTLASALRSPYCLRCVDPQKDLSSLQRSVVNYVIHNGDENEEMYSDNYLSCTRKGLYSLVGGEQVCSSVLSVWCRLLNLEEKKRSQSSPKRFFFSPTCHALLKNVAISKGKKGCNVDAFYKAVRSELEASEEPDILKMDMVFFVIHDSGHYYVLCIHFKKHAIHILDDQELPDGVDMRKQYGNTAETIRDSFVSFMSETKDARAADTNDFAMHVVNMPWKNSQKNVDCGVYVMRHMETYFGYTENWESGFKNNIDRILKNLRSRYCASIILSKANRRRMMIEEKSIALHRVTPRI, encoded by the exons ATGAATTTGATTAAGTGTTACCAGTTAGGGTATGTTCCTCAACAAGACTTTGTTAGACTGAAACAAATTCTAATGAACCTGCCAAGACTTTATAACCAGAGAGAAAGTGGCCCAAGTGTAGATATTGATGCAATACTCCGAAGTACTGATGTTGGTGAACGTAGAGGGGAAGGTGACCAGGGGACGAGTTCATCACAAATACATGAGGAGAAGAAG GAGTACATTGAAAGTGTGTTGGCTGTAAACAAAAAATTATCTACAAGTCTTCTAGAGTGGAATGAAGTGATGAACAAGGCGTCAAAGTTCTTTCCCAGCAGTAAGTTTTTGAAACAAATACCCGAACTTGTCGTTCATATGGGTGATGACAGTTCTCATTCTCCAGAAGAGAAATCAGGTCAAGTAAGTGGGGAGGATACAAATGATGATCATGTACGGCTTAACAGTGAAGACGACGAAATATTTGAATCGGATGAATTTATGGAAGTCTTTCAAGTTATTGAAAGGCTCGGAAGGAAGAAAAAGACTGATAGGGTGGTTGACCCTATGATGCctagtttcagtttgggaatcaGTAGTGACCTAAACAATGAAGATTCTGGTGAACAAAATAATGAAGCTGGTGATGAACAACTGGAAACTAATTCTTGCACATACATTGAACCTGAAGCTGATTCTTGCATCAATAAAACTGAATCTAAAATGCAAATGGTTCTTCGGTCTAGGCAGCAAAAAACCCTTGCGTCTGCATTGCGGTCACCATATTGCTTACGATGTGTAGACCCACAAAAGGATTTGAGTAGTTTGCAAAGGAGCGTTGTGAATTATGTTATTCACAATGGTGATGAAAATGA GGAGATGTACAGTGATAATTATTTATCTTGTACAAGAAAAGGTCTATATTCATTGGTAGGAGGTGAACAAGTTTGCAGCTCTGTTTTGAGTGTGTGGTGCCGCTTACTAAATTTGGAGGAAAAGAAACGCTCACAAAGTTCACCAAAACGGTTCTTCTTCTCTCCTACATGTCAT GCTTTACTGAAAAACGTGGCAATTTCGAAAGGTAAAAAAGGATGTAATGTTGACGCGTTTTATAAAGCCGTTAGGAGTGAGCTCGAGGCTAGTGAAGAACCAGACATACTGAAAATGGATATG GTTTTCTTTGTTATACATGATTCTGGCCATTATTATGTTCTTTGTATTCATTTCAAGAAGCATGCTATCCATATCTtagacgatcaagaacttccagATGGAGTTGACATGAGAAAACAATATGGCAACACAGCTGAAACAATA AGGGATTCATTTGTATCTTTCATGTCCGAGACAAAAGATGCAAGGGCTGCTGATACTAATGATTTCGCGATGCACGTGGTAAATATGCCTTGGAAAAATTCACAAAAAAATGTTGATTGCGGTGTATATGTTATGCGGCACATGGAAACATACTTTGGGTACACCGAGAATTGGGAAAGTGGATTTAAGAATAATATT GATCGTATATTGAAGAATCTACGAAGTCGGTATTGTGCATCAATAATTCTAAGTAAAGCAAATAGAAGGAGGATGATGATTGAAGAGAAGAGCATTGCTTTACATCGTGTTACTCCTCGTATCTGA
- the LOC141631592 gene encoding protein FAR1-RELATED SEQUENCE 5-like, with translation MEQIFHDHRSIDLNKSANEDIDIEFNVTNQAYEEFVVIEADESELLHKEVKNEQEAYDLYNDYAFLKGFSIRRNKQRKRSDGCGISMKQYCCSKEGNKKSDAKCYTKQDIRTDCKAMICCYVDEKGTYIVTKHHMIHNHKLCPENKRHLLRSHRNVSKEDIDWLMNLVGSGIKLSDAVRLITKEKGGPEMVGYTPRDAYNVISREKKKCIEGTDAHALIQIFMRRQQHEEDFFFDFELDEKGRLCNFFWRDGQMKKDYDLFSDPTITDTTYRTNRYDMICAPFVGMNHHGRNIMFGCGFVLNERTESFIWLFRTFLKSMGDKQPSTIMTDQSAAMAGGIKEVFKKSCHRLCVWHLMENSKKHIRHLRARKGFVELFDQVLKYVDSVAEFNLYWNKMVTTYQCGDNDWLLKLYKKKEQWCPAYSKEHFSGGILSSQRSETTNDSISRRLTATAGLCDFYSCFVDVISEWRRRENGEDFDCLQGNPEMIANHINILTHAREVYTIELYHVFEEQFLKSWTLHQDLFEKNDDIFIYHVGRATNDQIAGSIKHVVTFNQKEKSIYCTCRMYSQVGILCSHNLRIMNLHCLGDIPKQYILKRWTKEAISTTSSNMYSHLPRKDNISTSVWRTQMTRKFNELISASHCNSRSRQYLEEAYQKTKQLIDDEIGCIISEECDPMHGDEGNVVSIQNPVKSRKPGQKNKRRKSTVEKINNIVRGRKAKSFRVANHTRNIAEASVQSDVNNVVGDGYLVHPPNGGPLLIPIPINGQYLRMPLMNTPTESYVQTACSIGHRFNRFTQAPNSASTSKSCTVGISVIFTLTWNIFIGTDIVDKFVQHLVK, from the exons ATGGAGCAAATATTTCATGATCATCGTTCAATTGATTTGAATAAATCTGCGAACGAAGATATTGACATTGAATTCAATGTCACAAATCAAG CATATGAGGAGTTCGTAGTCATCGAAGCCGATGAATCTGAGCTTCTACATAAAGAGGTAAAGAATGAGCAAGAAGCCTATGATCTTTACAATGACTATGCGTTTTTGAAGGGGTTTAGCATAAGGCGAAACAAGCAAAGGAAAAGATCAGATGGTTGTGGCATATCAATGAAACAATATTGTTGTTCGAAAGAAGGCAATAAGAAATCAGATGCTAAATGTTACACAAAGCAAGATATAAGAACAGATTGCAAAGCAATGATTTGTTGTTATGTTGATGAAAAGGGAACTTACATCGTCACAAAACATCACATGATCCATAACCACAAGCTATGCCCAGAGAACAAGCGCCACCTTCTCCGTTCCCATAGAAATGTAAGCAAAGAAGACATTGATTGGcttatgaatttggtgggcagtGGCATCAAATTGTCTGATGCTGTAAGACTAATCACGAAGGAAAAAGGTGGACCAGAAATGGTTGGATATACACCGAGAGATGCTTACAATGTGATTTCAAGGGAAAAGAAAAAGTGTATTGAAGGTACAGATGCACATGCCCTTATTCAAATATTCATGAGACGTCAACAGCATGAAGAAGACTTCTTCTTTGACTTTGAGCTAGATGAAAAAGGGAGATTATGTAATTTCTTTTGGCGTGATGGTCAGATGAAGAAGGACTACGATTTATTTAGTGATCCAACAATTACCGACACAACTTATAGAACTAATCGATACGACATGATTTGTGCTCCTTTTGTTGGAATGAATCACCATGGGAGAAATATAATGTTTGGTTGCGGCTTCGTGTTGAATGAGAGAACCGAGTCCTTCATTTGGTTATTCAGAACGTTCTTAAAATCAATGGGTGACAAGCAGCCATCGACAATAATGACTGATCAATCAGCCGCAATGGCAGGAGGTATTAAAGAAGTGTTCAAAAAGTCATGCCACCGACTATGTGTATGGCATCTAATGGAGAACTCAAAAAAGCATATAAGACATCTAAGAGCGCGAAAAGGATTTGTTGAGctttttgatcaagttttgaaaTATGTTGATAGCGTTGCAGAATTCAATTTGTACTGGAACAA GATGGTCACTACCTATCAATGTGGGGACAATGACTGGCTTCTGAAActgtataaaaagaaagagcAATGGTGTCCGGCATATTCTAAAGAGCATTTTTCGGGAGGTATTTTATCATCTCAAAGGAGTGAAACAACGAATGATTCCATCTCAAGAAGGCTTACTGCTACCGCTGGACTTTGTGATTTCTATTCTTGTTTTGTTGATGTCATATCTGAGTGGCGACGTAGAGAGAATGGTGAAGATTTTGACTGCCTTCAAGGGAATCCGGAAATGATTGCAAATCATATAAATATATTGACACATGCTAGAGAAGTGTACACCATTGAGCTTTACCATGTTTTTGAAGAACAATTTCTGAAATCTTGGACACTTCATCAAGATCTTTTTGAAAAAAATGATGACATATTCATTTATCATGTAGGAAGAGCAACAAATGATCAGATTGCTGGCTCAATAAAGCATGTTGTTACTTTCAACCAGAAAGAGAAGTCTATATATTGTACATGTCGGATGTATTCACAAGTTGGTATACTTTGTAGCCACAACTTGCGTATCATGAATTTACATTGTTTGGGGGATATTCCGAAGCAATACATCCTTAAAAGATGGACAAAGGAAGCAATATCAACAACATCCAGTAACATGTATAGCCATTTGCCGCGCAAGGACAATATTTCAACTTCCGTGTGGAGAACTCAAATGACTAGGAAGTTCAACGAACTTATTTCTGCCTCACATTGTAATAGCCGGAGTAGACAATATTTGGAAGAAGCATATCAGAAAACAAAACAACTTATAGATGATGAAATAGGTTGTATCATAAGTGAAGAATGTGATCCTATGCACGGTGATGAAGGTAATGTTGTGAGCATCCAAAATCCTGTGAAGTCGAGAAAGCCAGGTCAAAAAAATAAAAGGCGGAAATCGACGGTtgagaaaataaacaacattGTGAGAGGACGAAAAGCTAAGAGTTTTCGAGTTGCTAACCATACAAGAAACATTGCAGAAGCTTCAGTTCAG AGTGATGTCAACAATGTTGTTGGGGATGGTTATCTTGTGCATCCACCTAATGGCGGTCCTCTATTGATACCAATTCCAATAAATGGTCAATATCTAAGGATGCCATTGATGAATACTCCTACGGAGTCTTACGTCCAAACCGCATGTTCAATTGGACATCGATTCAACCGCTTTACCCAAGCTCCAAATTCGGCCTCAACATCCAAGAGTT GTACAGTTGGGATTTCTGTCATATTCACTCTAACATGGAACATATTCATAGGTACTGATATTGTCGACAAATTCGTTCAACATCTTGTTAAGTAA
- the LOC141631593 gene encoding uncharacterized protein LOC141631593, with the protein MSADTNSQSADQDSLYSPLDDPFFLSPTDQPGLKLSETLFDGSNFRQWQRDIIQALLSKNKIGFISGECLLPDKSDKRYNAWIRCDILVSRWIKNSMLNVLELYELKKELANIKQENASLLDYYGKIKGLWENIDHMDPMPQCTCGIMAKCSCNMLKRLVERETQSKLIQLLMGLHGGYEQVQSSLLSMEPLLPINRALGILQKIERQKSINDNNNSAVLETVAYAAKKRFGNHKSADDNAKSKRSKDNSGQANVLGQFVVPCAQCGKSNHKTEDCFQNQTCLFCDIKDHIIEHCYKFKAWKAKQAKKAANAVGTFSE; encoded by the exons ATGTCAGCTGATACAAATTCTCAGTCCGCTGATCAAGATTCTCTCTATTCTCCTCTCGATGATCCATTCTTTCTGTCACCAACTGATCAACCTGGGTTGAAACTGTCTGAAACTCTGTTTGATGGCTCTAATTTCCGTCAATGGCAGCGGGACATAATTCAGGCTCTTCTCTCCAAAAACAAGATTGGTTTTATTTCTGGTGAATGCCTTCTTCCTGACAAGTCAGATAAAAGGTACAATGCTTGGATTCGTTGTGATATACTTGTTTCTCGATGGATAAAGAATTCTATG CTTAATGTGCTAGAATTGTACGAGTTAAAGAAAGAACTTGCTAATATTAAACAAGAAAATGCTTCTTTGTTGGACTATTATGGCAAAATCAAGGGGTTATGGGAGAACATAGATCACATGGATCCTATGCCTCAATGTACTTGCGGGATTATGGCTAAGTGTAGTTGCAATATGCTCAAACGATTGGTGGAAAGGGAAACCCAATCCAAGTTAATACAACTGTTGATGGGTTTACATGGTGGTTATGAACAAGTTCAATCTTCTTTGTTGTCTATGGAACCCCTTCTTCCCATAAATCGTGCTTTAGGAATTTTGCAAAAGATTGAGAGGCAAAAATCcattaatgataacaataattCTGCTGTACTTGAGACTGTTGCTTATGCTGCCAAAAAGAGATTTGGTAATCACAAATCTGCTGACGACAATGCAAAAAGCAAGAGATCTAAGGATAATTCTGGTCAGGCTAATGTTCTTGGGCAGTTTGTTGTACCATGTGCTCAGTGTGGTAAATCAAATCATAAGACTGAGGATTGTTTTCAGAACCAGACTTGCTTATTTTGTGACATTAAGGACCACATTATTGAGCATTGCTACAAATTCAAAGCTTGGAAAGCTAAGCAAGCCAAGAAAGCTGCTAATGCTGTTGGGACT TTCTCAGAATAG